One Choristoneura fumiferana chromosome 25, NRCan_CFum_1, whole genome shotgun sequence genomic region harbors:
- the LOC141442389 gene encoding ileal sodium/bile acid cotransporter-like isoform X1 gives MCPIWPLHLIVLYILAICPLWVICQTVPQLTATFLPAQLTVNMDEYYDVNVTVTGTGMQLNDELILTSRDGHLAKPSWRGAYVLTEDNVASSRFDGVATITGSFLGLTEIRVAAKRGTVEHPVSGELPVTVLRPERIIDRVFVTSVALFVSLIFINFGCAMDWPTVKGVIKRPVGPAIGMLAQFLFMPLMSFALGFLIFPSGPEGDDVAAALRLGMFFTGVSPGGGASNIWTFVLGGNLNLSLAMTSISTLASFGFMPAWLFSLGQVVFRQANIVVPYARIASFVVGLLVPLAIGLGMQKWTPRLSAFLVRILKPLSTTLLLFIIVFAIITNLYIFELFTWQILVAGMGLPWLGYGFGYGIARIFRQPHVDALAISMETGVQNTGISIFLLRYALPQPQADLTTVVPVSVAIMTPVIPTCIFVVQKIMSCIDNRSKHKKIDEGDITPDSETPQPNGVVGVATIDAEK, from the exons ATGTGCCCAATATGGCCGTTGCACTTGATAGTGCTGTACATCCTGGCGATATGCCCGCTCTGGGTGATCTGCCAGACGGTGCCGCAGCTGACGGCGACCTTCCTGCCCGCCCAGCTGACTGTCAACATGGACGAATACTATGACGTCAATGTCACTGTCACCG GCACCGGCATGCAGCTTAACGACGAACTAATATTAACGTCGCGTGATGGCCACTTGGCGAAACCGAGTTGGAGGGGAGCTTATGTGCTCACAGAGGATAACGTTGCGAGCAGTCGCTTCGACGGCGTGGCCACCATAACAGGCAGTTTCTTAG GGCTGACAGAAATCCGAGTGGCCGCCAAGCGGGGCACGGTGGAGCACCCGGTGAGCGGCGAGCTGCCTGTCACGGTGTTGCGGCCTGAACGCATCATCGACCGCGTCTTCGTTACCAGCGTCGCGCTATTT GTGTCGCTGATCTTCATTAACTTTGGGTGCGCGATGGACTGGCCCACGGTCAAAGGAGTGATCAAAAGACCCGTGGGACCCGCTATTGGGATGCTGGCACAGTTCCTATTCATGCCTCTC ATGTCTTTCGCGCTGGGTTTCCTGATCTTTCCATCGGGCCCAGAGGGTGATGACGTGGCGGCCGCGCTGCGGCTCGGCATGTTCTTCACGGGAGTATCTCCCGGCGGCGGCGCCTCCAACATCTGGACGTTCGTGCTCGGAGGGAACCTCAACTTGTCGCTCGCCATGACTTCTATATCCACGCTGGCCTCTTTTG GATTCATGCCAGCATGGCTCTTCTCCCTCGGCCAGGTGGTGTTCCGTCAAGCGAACATCGTGGTCCCTTACGCCCGGATAGCCTCCTTCGTGGTCGGACTCCTGGTGCCCCTCGCCATAGGCTTGGGCATGCAGAAGTGGACCCCCAGGTTGTCTGCGTTCCTGGTGCGGATACTGAAGCCACTGTCCACTACGCTGCTGTTATTTATCATCGTGTTCGCTATTATAACAAACCTTTATATATTTGAGCTGTTCACGTGGCAG ATCCTAGTGGCGGGCATGGGTCTCCCCTGGCTGGGCTACGGCTTCGGCTACGGCATCGCCCGCATCTTCCGGCAGCCGCACGTGGACGCGCTCGCCATTTCCATGGAGACTGGTGTGCAGAACACTGGGATCTCCATCTTCTTGCTGCGGTACGCTCTGCCGCAACCGCAGGCTGATCTCACTACGG tgGTGCCAGTATCTGTCGCCATCATGACACCTGTCATACCTACATGTATCTTCGTTGTCCAGAAAATAATGAGCTG CATTGACAACAGaagcaaacacaaaaaaattgaCGAAGGAGACATCACACCAGACTCCGAGACGCCCCAGCCTAACGGGGTCGTCGGTGTCGCAACCATTGATGCCGAAAAGTAG
- the LOC141442389 gene encoding ileal sodium/bile acid cotransporter-like isoform X2 produces the protein MCPIWPLHLIVLYILAICPLWVICQTVPQLTATFLPAQLTVNMDEYYDVNVTVTGTGMQLNDELILTSRDGHLAKPSWRGAYVLTEDNVASSRFDGVATITGSFLGLTEIRVAAKRGTVEHPVSGELPVTVLRPERIIDRVFVTSVALFVSLIFINFGCAMDWPTVKGVIKRPVGPAIGMLAQFLFMPLMSFALGFLIFPSGPEGDDVAAALRLGMFFTGVSPGGGASNIWTFVLGGNLNLSLAMTSISTLASFGFMPAWLFSLGQVVFRQANIVVPYARIASFVVGLLVPLAIGLGMQKWTPRLSAFLVRILKPLSTTLLLFIIVFAIITNLYIFELFTWQILVAGMGLPWLGYGFGYGIARIFRQPHVDALAISMETGVQNTGISIFLLRYALPQPQADLTTVVPVSVAIMTPVIPTCIFVVQKIMSCKMPGFIYKIVHKTFSFISI, from the exons ATGTGCCCAATATGGCCGTTGCACTTGATAGTGCTGTACATCCTGGCGATATGCCCGCTCTGGGTGATCTGCCAGACGGTGCCGCAGCTGACGGCGACCTTCCTGCCCGCCCAGCTGACTGTCAACATGGACGAATACTATGACGTCAATGTCACTGTCACCG GCACCGGCATGCAGCTTAACGACGAACTAATATTAACGTCGCGTGATGGCCACTTGGCGAAACCGAGTTGGAGGGGAGCTTATGTGCTCACAGAGGATAACGTTGCGAGCAGTCGCTTCGACGGCGTGGCCACCATAACAGGCAGTTTCTTAG GGCTGACAGAAATCCGAGTGGCCGCCAAGCGGGGCACGGTGGAGCACCCGGTGAGCGGCGAGCTGCCTGTCACGGTGTTGCGGCCTGAACGCATCATCGACCGCGTCTTCGTTACCAGCGTCGCGCTATTT GTGTCGCTGATCTTCATTAACTTTGGGTGCGCGATGGACTGGCCCACGGTCAAAGGAGTGATCAAAAGACCCGTGGGACCCGCTATTGGGATGCTGGCACAGTTCCTATTCATGCCTCTC ATGTCTTTCGCGCTGGGTTTCCTGATCTTTCCATCGGGCCCAGAGGGTGATGACGTGGCGGCCGCGCTGCGGCTCGGCATGTTCTTCACGGGAGTATCTCCCGGCGGCGGCGCCTCCAACATCTGGACGTTCGTGCTCGGAGGGAACCTCAACTTGTCGCTCGCCATGACTTCTATATCCACGCTGGCCTCTTTTG GATTCATGCCAGCATGGCTCTTCTCCCTCGGCCAGGTGGTGTTCCGTCAAGCGAACATCGTGGTCCCTTACGCCCGGATAGCCTCCTTCGTGGTCGGACTCCTGGTGCCCCTCGCCATAGGCTTGGGCATGCAGAAGTGGACCCCCAGGTTGTCTGCGTTCCTGGTGCGGATACTGAAGCCACTGTCCACTACGCTGCTGTTATTTATCATCGTGTTCGCTATTATAACAAACCTTTATATATTTGAGCTGTTCACGTGGCAG ATCCTAGTGGCGGGCATGGGTCTCCCCTGGCTGGGCTACGGCTTCGGCTACGGCATCGCCCGCATCTTCCGGCAGCCGCACGTGGACGCGCTCGCCATTTCCATGGAGACTGGTGTGCAGAACACTGGGATCTCCATCTTCTTGCTGCGGTACGCTCTGCCGCAACCGCAGGCTGATCTCACTACGG tgGTGCCAGTATCTGTCGCCATCATGACACCTGTCATACCTACATGTATCTTCGTTGTCCAGAAAATAATGAGCTG TAAAATGCCgggatttatttacaaaattgttcacaaaacattttcttttatttccatATAA